The Citrus sinensis cultivar Valencia sweet orange chromosome 4, DVS_A1.0, whole genome shotgun sequence DNA segment TtgcatttaatattaataataactaaatgTCAGGCTGTAGTAGCTAAGTCCAGCGCTAAGAGTGAGTAGAGAGCTTTACCCTCAGCAagtttctaaaatttcatGGCTGGAATCTCTATTCTCTGAGCTCAACACTGTTAAGCTGCCAACACCAATGCTTTGGAGTGATAATCAAATTTCATTCATCCAAATCCATTGAACTAGACATTCACTATATTGGAGATAAAGTGCTTGGGCAGCAATTAGTGGTCAGGTTGTTGACATCCTCACAAAAGCTTTTGTCACTTCCAAAATTCAGCTACCTCGTGTCCAACCTCAATCTCGTTAGTAGACCCTTAAGCTTGAGAGGGGATGTTAAGGAAGCTTACTTATGCAGTATAACAGAGAATCACAACAATGTCAGCAAAGTAACCAACAAAGCAAAGGATCACAACAGTTTCTACAGTCAGTTACAAATTGATGACTTGTACTTCCAGCTGGTACCAGATGGTTATGTGGCTGTTTGTACGCGTGATAGTTTGTTAAGCAAattgtgattaattaattttttgttaaaattagcTGAGTTGCTGCAtttgtatgtgtgtgtgtgtgagtaTGTTTAACTTGTTAAATGTACAGATTTATTCTAGAAGCACGTTGAATAAAGTTGCAATTTCAGATTCAgctcattttatttaactttctCCGCTgccaaataattattttctgtcATTTAACTTTAAGCAATTTTTTGCTTTTCCCCCCAAACAGTACGTTTTACTTTCATTCATTATTACGTTAGTTacacaaattcaaattgaagaCAACATCTTCATACATAAGCCACAATGAGAGAAAAAGAGCAGCGCAATAGTTAATTATTTCCACAAAAGATCAAATTACATTTCCACCAATCCGCAAAAGTCAATCTATATACCTAGCCAGCTTGAAATCTATTCAACGGaaaatgaaactttttttttaaatacaagcCAACgacaaatgattaaattacCGAACTACGTAGTTTTTAGTTAATTGCGGAACATATTTTGCGAATTTCACCATCAGTGCCAGTCTTGACGCCAATGTTACTCATTTTAACCATGGATCTTCCAAACTCCACATTGAAGGTCAGCCCTAGCAATCCTCTCACACCCAAGAACCTTTGCACGACCGCTTTAGTAGAAGCATCACTCCATAGCTTCTGATCAGACTCTAGCACTCCCCGCCCGTTTCTCAAATTCGAGAAGAAGGACGTGTCGAATCTATTAGGGCTACCGGTGTCAAGTGCAACGCGCCTTGCTCCGTCACCGTTCTCCGGACAGAGTGCTCGGAGTTGAGGAATGAACGTAGCGTCTATGGTTGGATCAGCTcctgttgctgttgttgtagTGAAGTTATAAAGTCTGTACTTAAATATTTGGCAAGCTGTAGTACCGATTGTATGTGCTCCTGGTAACAAATAGAggtaaaagttaaattttttaaccaCCAATCAtccatataaatttaatttagtagCTCAGATCATAaaggaattttttatttattagttctTCTATCTTATAAAGTACGGATTTGAACTATGAGGTCGTAGAAAAATGTCCATCGGTTCAAATCCATGCTTTATAAGTTATGGGTGCCCGCACTTGATAATCACTATATAAATGAGTTAATTTGATTTGGTGCTTACCAACAAGAGTAACAAGATCCTGAGTGTTCAAACCCTTGTCAAgaaacttttgcttttgcgCTTCAACAGACTCGGTGAAACCTGGAAGATTGGCAGTATCGGATGCCAATGATATCCTGCCATCTCTGCGTCCTGTGGGCACTTGCCAACTTATTCCTCTTGTCTGCAATGCATGTCCAACAAAATATGTTAGTTTGTACGTAAAGTGAATCAAACTTGAGAATTTGGCTCTGATattgtttacaaaaattatttgacttaaaattttaagcgGATAAGTAAAGCCCAACAATAGTATTTAAGGCAActattaacaataatgatgatgagaGTGGAGAATTATTGTTACCACGACGACAGAATCACGGGCGGCGAGGGCAAGAATGTCAGCGCAAGAGACGATGCCAGGACATGCAGCCTCAATCTGGGATTTGGCATCATCAATTACATCATATCCTCTCAACAGACGATTGGGTGGTGCAGTTTTCTCAGTGTTGGGGCCATTAGTGAGAATGGAAGCATCACAACCGTGGACAAAACAGTCATGAAAATGCATCCTCAGTAACCCAGGAGCAATTGTGGGATCAGACCTGAAATGAGCCTGAACCGTAGACCTAACTATGGACTCAGCTCGAGGACATGACCTTGAATAAAATCCAACACGAGTCCCTGCTTGGCAATGAACTGATGTCACAGCCATGGCAACAAAAAGTACTAGTACTGCAAAAGCACCCTCCATTATAATCTTTAATGTACTGTATGAATTCAAATTATTAGCTAGGTAGCAATAGAAACTGTAGAGCCCGTTGTGATTTTGTAGATGTGATAAGTGAGATATATTTATACTGACATTTAGTCAAAACTGTGTGGAGAAGTAAGCAAAGCCGGCTACAAAAAGCCTCGAGTAGATCACAGCTAGAGCctagaaattgagaagtttGTGGGAGATGAGTTGGAATGCAGTATGATTTTGGCTGGGGGGTACGTACGTagtacttttttttgtttgagagAATTTTTCTGGATTAGTAATTGTACGGTAGACTTTCTGCtactatttatatatataaagaattgATGAAGTCTTTGACAACcaattatttaagaaaaatattaaaatacgttAACGataatataatcaattaatgtGTGTGTAACATATATAgttgaattttatataatcactatttaaatatttggttTTTAACATAAACACAAGTATATTATCatagtattatttatttatcatataattGACATGAAACcgcaaaaatcaaattattctaaaatttttcattatatagaTTACTAATTCTTAGTGGACCAAACTTTTAATATACAATTTTCTTATGATTTGGGAGTATGCTTTTATAATGTTGGAGCAGATTTTAGAACTTCAAACCACTGTATCAACACAGGTCACcatagatttttaattatagtatcagtaaaattattttaaaaaaaagttaagtcATAGTAGAATATTGTAATcgaataaaaaccataatgATTGTATTATAGCATATTTTATCTTGAAACTAACaccacaatgattttttttttcttttgtgaaaGGTAACATCACAatgattaaagaaataattagtAGTTAAgcaaaagataatttaatCAATCAATAGCTATTTCCACGAAATGAAcgtttcaattattttcttttttgggtgcTTTCTCAACAGCAGTGAACCCCAGGGGTTGGTAAATTAACTGGACCTATTGCAATTGACTTGTCTGATGTAATCCACTTGTTCTGTCAGTTGACTCGCTTCCTAGGTATGTTCGGTGGCAGTGGGATGAATGAGTCACGGGAAGAACAAACGAAGATTCCTTTGacaattaatagtttaataatttatttatttatttttaacatatttctttttttttagaataacaTATTTCTTCATTCACTTAGACATACAAAATTGATATGAGTAAAATacatattctaaaatttttttgaaaagattaaCTTTATATGAGGTGGAATCTCACGAAATggtgaattattttttacagtttttaaaataatttattgtgccttttaagaaacaaaatgatcAATGAACTTTTAActtataactttaaaatttgtgttttaattaattttatttatattatagtCAAATAAACTGATAAGGGAAAtttatttggatttgattttgagttttcaagtttattttcgTAATTGTACTAAAATCAcatgaaattaaaagatgaaaattttaattccagtttctttctaattttgaGTTGATCGTATTTTATTACAACAATcaatgcatgcatgcatagTTTACattattggattttttttcattattttattatcggtttcaaagaatattaattttaatcaaattgacCGAATCAACCCAACTCAACCTGACTCTTTACAGGCTTGGATTGGTTTGGATCAGGAAGGGAGgcagaataaaaaaatttggaagatcaaatatttagagtgaatatttttgtgattaaactgCAAAAAGGGTATTTAGgttatgtttattttgattatgagTTGGAATATTGACAGCCCTTCAAAAAACCTCGTgattaaattctcttttggtATTTTACAGATTTAATcttcattaaaattacatGCAAAGACAAAATTATGTCTAATTAAATCCACGATAAATAGATAAACAACTTTTTTCCCTAAAAGTTCTTTACATTCACATGTATTCATGGGCGGACCTAGTGTAGACCCAGGAGGGGCTGAAGCCCCTTCtgagttttgaaatttatttgaatatattataattggtccatttaaaaatttaaagtttcttCCAGACTTTCAAAATTtcctttgaaaatattttatatgtttggctcattttttagtttgttaTATATGTACTAGACTTGAAAGGAGTGTTTAagtgatgatttaattgattgacaTAATTGTcatcttataattttaaatttttaaaaatatcaaggAAAAAGTCATTggtttttagctttttaattAGCCAACTGGTTTCATCactctttcaaaaataaaattgcacGGTCTTTTTATCACATTCGAATAAAAAACAAAGGAAGTGTTAAGATTTTCTCATATGAATTAAACACGACTAATTGAAATAGAGTTATTTGATCAACTAAATTTCTTACTATTTATggtaaccttttttttttgcctcaaataattattctaatttaagtCATTGcatgaaaacaacaaaatt contains these protein-coding regions:
- the LOC102624908 gene encoding peroxidase N1-like, coding for MMNRFVHLDGFSMKLNPNESSPLGASTCKLIFESINISHLSHLQNHNGLYSFYCYLANNLNSYSTLKIIMEGAFAVLVLFVAMAVTSVHCQAGTRVGFYSRSCPRAESIVRSTVQAHFRSDPTIAPGLLRMHFHDCFVHGCDASILTNGPNTEKTAPPNRLLRGYDVIDDAKSQIEAACPGIVSCADILALAARDSVVVTRGISWQVPTGRRDGRISLASDTANLPGFTESVEAQKQKFLDKGLNTQDLVTLVGAHTIGTTACQIFKYRLYNFTTTTATGADPTIDATFIPQLRALCPENGDGARRVALDTGSPNRFDTSFFSNLRNGRGVLESDQKLWSDASTKAVVQRFLGVRGLLGLTFNVEFGRSMVKMSNIGVKTGTDGEIRKICSAIN